The following proteins come from a genomic window of Salvia hispanica cultivar TCC Black 2014 chromosome 4, UniMelb_Shisp_WGS_1.0, whole genome shotgun sequence:
- the LOC125221742 gene encoding uncharacterized protein LOC125221742: MEVFGKSVVAVHSNVIYLSSILGQDGPNPVHKCDWKCENENLFGNMFRCKLTGLTHVCDKNCNQRIVYDNHSSLCRVSKQVFPLTLIEQQAVRGVRRKLDAESSSTESCSFKRRRDAQCHPSPFERPFTTVGPICSPIGDGMDTN, translated from the coding sequence ATGGAGGTATTTGGAAAATCTGTGGTAGCTGTTCATTCCAATGTTATTTACTTGTCAAGTATTCTAGGCCAAGATGGGCCTAATCCAGTTCACAAGTGTGACTGGAAATGTGAGAACGAGAATTTGTTTGGGAACATGTTTCGCTGCAAGCTAACTGGGCTGACACATGTTTGTGATAAAAACTGTAATCAGAGAATTGTCTATGATAATCATAGCTCCCTCTGCAGAGTGAGCAAACAGGTTTTTCCTCTAACACTGATTGAGCAACAAGCTGTCAGAGGTGTCCGAAGGAAGCTTGATGCTGAGAGTTCCTCGACTGAGTCTTGTTCTTTTAAGCGCAGAAGGGATGCACAGTGCCACCCCTCACCATTTGAGAGGCCCTTCACTACTGTTGGTCCCATCTGCAGTCCGATTGGTGATGGCATGGATACGAACTAG
- the LOC125220779 gene encoding F-box protein At5g07610-like, which produces MAGIFLLNQDVVAVILLHLPAKSLTRFKLVCKQWLSIISAQQFCHLHTLRHPKPLPSLILRTHTSHCFYFNPVSSSHKLVPYTITVPNSKILNSCSGLLLLQSVHPDPVEYHVYNSTTKQSRTISLTLSEDFKKIMGLTLAFDPSKSPHYKIVCVRAKMKPPSARERHCQIEVFNFQSFTWRV; this is translated from the coding sequence ATGGCCGGAATATTCCTCTTGAACCAAGACGTGGTGGCCGTCATTCTTCTTCATCTGCCTGCGAAATCTCTAACCCGATTCAAATTAGTATGCAAGCAGTGGCTCTCGATCATCTCTGCGCAGCAGTTCTGCCATCTCCACACTCTCCGCCACCCGAAACCACTGCCCTCTCTCATCCTTCGAACTCATACCTCACACTGCTTTTACTTCAATCCAGTTTCAAGTAGCCATAAGCTTGTACCTTACACTATCACCGTTCCAAATTCGAAAATCTTGAATTCATGCAGCgggctgctgctgctgcagtCTGTCCATCCAGACCCAGTGGAGTACCATGTTTATAATTCAACCACGAAACAATCAAGAACCATCAGCCTTACTCTGAGCGAGGATTTCAAGAAGATTATGGGGCTTACCTTAGCATTTGATCCTTCAAAATCGCCTCATTACAAGATCGTGTGTGTCAGGGCTAAAATGAAGCCCCCTTCTGCTCGTGAGAGACATTGTCAGATTGAGGTTTTCAACTTTCAGAGCTTCACTTGGAGGGTATAA
- the LOC125219215 gene encoding probable ribonuclease P/MRP protein subunit POP5 has product MVGFKNRYLIMEVFLDPNKEFSVDEPIRITSKNLWEAIVKSILVNFGECGLASATNSSKVKYVNPTTKHVIIRTSREDYQKVWAAITMIKSVGHCPVVFNLLDLSGSIKACKTAALKLEELKFEQYKLSAGDRLTADAHKEMQNCLATLKLLEH; this is encoded by the exons ATGGTAGGATTTAAGAATAGGTACTTGATAATGGAGGTTTTTCTGGACCCAAACAAAGAATTTTCGGTGGATGAACCTATTAGGATCACCTCGAAGAATTTATGGGAAGCAATTGTAAAAAGCATTCTTGTGAACTTTGGGGAATGTGGTCTAGCGTCGGCCACAAATTCTTCTAAAG TGAAGTATGTGAATCCAACTACAAAACATGTCATCATTAGAACTTCAAGAGAGGACTACCAGAAAGTTTGGGCTGCAATTACAATGATTAAGAGTGTGGGGCATTGTCCTGTGGTTTTCAACCTCCTTGACCTTAGTG GAAGCATCAAGGCCTGCAAAACTGCTGCTCTGAAGCTCGaggaattgaaatttgaacaGTACAAGTTATCAGCCGGTGATCGCCTCACAGCCGATGCTCATAAGGAGATGCAAAACTGCCTTGCGACTCTCAAACTCTTGGAACATTAG
- the LOC125220780 gene encoding F-box protein At5g07610-like has product MGSKKAKVAAAVTPEEDYGDRWSWNDDVLTEIFVLLPDASCMKSKKAKVLAAVTPEEEYGDRWSRLIWNNDLLTEIFVRLPAKYVTRCKLVCKHWLSLVSSEKFYHLHTMRCPNLRPSFILDRRTSISQFLIIDPIINGEKQMTPYTFSVPDSMIKNSCNGLMLLQSRSRSRHPEKSFHVYNPTTKLSRKVSVTDAHIGNSPYIVEIALAFDPSKSPHYKVVCIRSSTSRSTPYHKMHTYQIEVYDSESHAWKLRLGPFTYPKRLYLCGGRGGVYCKGSIYWENYNDIIVYYDIARNEFQNLSMPDYPPHEPGIVHWRTTSGLQGANGCLYKSRCLIKDNRQSVELFELEMDDDRSSSWLLRYNETICQHEHTNFSYGHNNFPYLLRFIKGSYGTETCSVVSHMCGKISVYSFLDKSYKFLVDLKRQPFRSKAYRQAPESKMHEFIECLAVV; this is encoded by the coding sequence CATGAAGTCAAAGAAGGCCAAAGTTCTTGCTGCTGTAACTCCTGAGGAGGAATATGGTGATAGATGGTCGAGGCTGATCTGGAACAACGATCTTTTAACAGAAATATTTGTCCGGTTACCTGCAAAATATGTTACCCGATGCAAGTTGGTATGCAAACATTGGCTCTCACTTGTCTCCTCTGAAAAATTCTACCATCTCCACACCATGCGCTGCCCAAACCTGCGCCCGTCTTTTATCCTGGATCGGAGGACTTCCATCTCGCAGTTCTTAATCATCGATCCAATAATCAATGGTGAAAAACAGATGACACCTTACACCTTCTCTGTTCCAGATTCCATGATAAAAAATTCTTGTAATGGCTTGATGCTGCTACAGTCTCGCTCTCGCTCTCGCCATCCAGAAAAGAGTTTCCATGTTTACAATCCGACCACTAAGCTGTCAAGAAAGGTCAGTGTGACCGATGCTCATATTGGCAACAGCCCTTATATTGTGGAGATTGCCTTAGCTTTTGATCCTTCAAAGTCGCCTCATTACAAGGTTGTTTGCATTAGGTCATCCACATCCCGTTCCACCCCTTATCATAAGATGCATACTTATCAGATCGAGGTTTATGACTCAGAGAGTCACGCTTGGAAGCTTAGGTTGGGACCATTTACGTATCCTAAAAGGCTTTACTTGTGTGGCGGACGTGGGGGCGTGTATTGTAAAGGCTCGATATATTGGGAGAACTATAATGACATCATCGTCTACTATGATATTGCTCGGAATGAATTCCAAAATCTCTCTATGCCTGATTATCCACCTCACGAACCAGGAATAGTACATTGGAGAACTACTTCCGGTCTCCAAGGTGCAAATGGTTGTCTTTACAAATCTAGATGTCTCATAAAGGACAACCGTCAATCAGTTGAGCTTTTTGAGTTGGAGATGGATGATGATCGTTCTTCTTCGTGGCTCTTGAGGTACAATGAAACAATCTGTCAGCATGAAcacactaacttttcttatgGACACAATAACTTTCCTTATCTACTGAGATTCATTAAGGGATCGTACGGCACAGAGACGTGCAGCGTAGTGTCACATATGTGCGGGAAGATCAGCGTCTATAGTTTCCTTGACAAAAGCTATAAATTTCTCGTTGATTTGAAGCGCCAACCATTCCGCAGTAAGGCATATCGTCAGGCTCCTGAGTCGAAAATGCATGAATTTATTGAATGTTTGGCTGTGgtttaa
- the LOC125219714 gene encoding pathogenesis-related thaumatin-like protein 3.5, with amino-acid sequence MANPTLLLSLVALIFTFFTSSFACTFVITNSCPFTIWPGTLSGSGTPPLPTTGFQLDSGQSITVPATPGWSGRMWARTGCTFDATGTGSCQTGDCGGRLECNGIGATPPASLFEITLGVGDQKDFYDVSIVDGYNLPLAAAPRRGGCNATGCVQDINMGCPKELQVIGSEGGEGGGVVACKSACGAFGLDQYCCSGEFANPTTCRPSFYSGIFKRACPRAYSYAFDDGTSTFTCKASVYNIVFCPNSGMRIIDGGLENPVEERRTSNVSRDVSSSSSMSMTMIDRSYQILITYVILFALCYWHV; translated from the exons ATGGCAAATCCAACTCTTCTCCTTTCTCTAGTAGCATTGATTTTCACATTCTTCACCAGCTCTTTTGCTTGCACATTTGTCATAACCAACAGCTGCCCCTTCACCATATGGCCCGGGACGCTCTCCGGCTCAGGGACCCCGCCGCTCCCCACGACAGGGTTCCAGCTGGATTCCGGCCAGAGCATCACGGTCCCCGCCACTCCCGGATGGTCTGGCCGGATGTGGGCCAGGACCGGCTGCACGTTCGACGCGACCGGTACTGGCTCGTGCCAGACCGGAGACTGCGGCGGTAGGCTCGAATGCAACGGCATTGGCGCCACGCCCCCGGCGTCCCTCTTCGAGATCACCCTCGGGGTCGGGGACCAGAAGGACTTCTACGACGTCAGCATTGTCGACGGTTACAACCTGCCGCTGGCTGCCGCGCCGAGGCGCGGCGGATGCAACGCCACCGGATGCGTACAAGACATCAACATGG GTTGCCCTAAAGAGCTCCAGGTGATCGGGAGTGAGGGGGGCGAAGGGGGCGGCGTGGTGGCATGCAAGAGCGCGTGTGGGGCGTTCGGGCTCGACCAGTACTGCTGCAGTGGGGAGTTCGCCAACCCGACCACGTGCAGGCCGTCTTTCTACTCCGGGATCTTCAAGAGAGCTTGTCCAAGAGCCTACAGCTATGCATTTGATGATGGAACCAGCACATTCACATGCAAGGCCTCAGTCTACAACATAGTATTTTGCCCTAATAGTGG GATGAGGATAATAGATGGTGGATTGGAAAATCCTGTTGAAGAAAGAAGAACTAGCAATGTATCTAGGGATGTGTCATCTTCATCGTCTATGAGTATGACTATGATAGatagatcttaccaaatattgaTTACTTATGTTATCTTGTTTGCTTTATGTTATTGGCatgtttaa
- the LOC125218464 gene encoding DNA-binding protein BIN4 has protein sequence MSDSREESPDWLRSFQPPTETAIELSSGPDSPLDRSPVSDDEDNVNLSRLFKKGATQVSDSKDSDDGKVTLSESPVKGKSPKKTNKAKQTTPKKRKQDDDSGRGKRAKGKDRSGGNTPENLGKSHGENTSIWSLSSDSESAPDARPVKKSKPNVKKLSASKDFNPEDKKEDYDCLLDHDLESLKNQAPQVKSPVENLEKVDEKSSKEMDTDINIKGDDDVKDNVMKEDVSGKRSGHQVSSSTVPLFLSDKVQRSKALVECDGDSIDLSGDVGSVGRVIIADDSSKKHEMLLDLKGTIYKTTIVPSRTFCVVSFGQSEAKIEAIMNDYIQLKPQSNVYESETMVEGTLDGFSFDSDEEADKPVVEADQQEAGEEQPADGKTKKKTDKKTGKKKGRPAGDKPAKKAMKKKPQVSKKGKTKK, from the exons ATGAGCGATTCCAGAGAAGAATCTCCCGATTGGTTGCGGTCATTTCAG CCGCCAACTGAAACTGCCATAGAATTGTCATCTGGACCGGATTCGCCATTGGATCGAAGTCCAGTAAGCGATGACGAGGATAATGTCAACCTTAGTAGGTTGTTTAAGAAAGGAGCAACACAGGTATCAGATAGTAAGGATAGTGATGATGGAAAAGTGACTCTATCTGAGAGTCCTGTCAAAGGAAAGTCTCCCAAAAAGACTAATAAAGCAAAGCAGACGACACCGAAGAAGAGGAAGCAAGATGATGACAGTGGAAGAG GAAAGAGGGCTAAAGGAAAGGACAGAAGTGGGGGTAATACACCTGAAAATCTTGGGAAGTCTCAT GGAGAGAATACTTCCATCTGGTCATTATCTTCAGATTCTGAGTCTGCTCCAGATGCCAGGCCCGTTAAAAAGTCCAAGCCTAATGTGAAAAAACTTTCTGCAAGTAAAGATTTCAATCCAGAAGATAAAAAGGAAGATTATGACTGTCTCCTTGACCATGATTTAGAATCCCTAAAGAATCAAGCCCCACAGGTTAAATCTCCGGTGGAAAACCTGGAAAAAGTGGATGAGAAATCATCCAAGGAGATGGATACGGATATCAATATTAAGGGAG ATGATGATGTTAAAGATAATGTTATGAAGGAAGATGTCTCTGGGAAGCGTTCTGGACACCAG GTATCCTCTTCAACGGTGCCATTATTTCTCTCAGATAAAGTTCAGCGTTCAAAG GCTCTTGTTGAGTGTGATGGTGATTCCATAGATTTGAGTGGTGACGTGGGTTCCGTTGGAAGGGTAATAATTGCTGATGATTCATCCAAAAAACATGAGATGCTCTTGGATTTAAAAG GAACCATATACAAAACAACAATAGTTCCATCAAGGACATTCTGTGTG GTAAGCTTTGGCCAATCAGAAGCAAAG ATAGAAGCTATTATGAATGACTACATTCAGTTGAAACCACAATCCAACGTTTATGAATCCGAAACTATGGTTGAAG GGACATTGGATGGTTTCTCGTTTGATTCGGACGAAGAAGCTGACAAACCCGTGGTTGAAGCTGATCAACAAGAGGCTGGGGAGGAACAACCAGCAGATGGAAAAACCAAGAAAAAAACTGACAAAAAAACG GGGAAGAAAAAGGGAAGACCAGCAGGAGACAAGCCGGCCAAGAAAGCGATGAAAAAGAAACCTCAAGTTTCAAAAAAGGGCAAAACCAAGAAATAA